The Dehalococcoidia bacterium genome includes a window with the following:
- the carB gene encoding carbamoyl-phosphate synthase large subunit, whose protein sequence is MNKPSKVLIIGSGPIVIGQAAEFDYAGTQACKAMREEGVASVLVNSNPATIMTDEGVADVVYIEPITLDVVTRIIERERPDGLLPTLGGQTGLNMGVALHEAGVLDTYNVRMLGTPLEAIRMAEDRELFRQMLDRIGEPTPESVIVTTIDEARGALDRIGLPAVIRPAYTLGGTGGGIAHSLEEYERIVAGGLAASPITQVLVEQSLLGWKEVEYEVMRDGAGNVITVCNMENFDPMGVHTGDSIVVAPSQTLTDKEYQMLRTASLKIISALGIEGGCNVQLALAPNPETTPWAVPAMDALPPYYVIEVNPRVSRSSALASKATGYPIARVASKIAIGKTLDQIPNAVTQKTTAAFEPALDYVVVKIPRWPFDKFQFGDRSLGTQMKATGEVMAIDRTFEGALQKAVRSLEVGGRSLMWEDPGWKDSHGERPMHATDERLWTLMAAIRRGADLLALSRQTGIDMWFLSKLQKIVAMEKRLLAEPITPALMLAAKRMGFSDKQIATLGDRLPEQVRDLREQWDIRPVYKMVDTCAAEFDAATPYFYSTYEQENEALPEPGKKALVIGSGPIRIGQGIEFDYCSVHAAWALDEAGYTSIMANSNPETVSTDFDTSDRLYFEPLDEESVRDILENEAGEGSEGGGDMPPVIVQFGGQTAINLAAPLHNAAAPIIGSSSETIDLAEDRRRFEGFLNELGIPQPPGAAVLLVEDAIKTAEALGYPVLVRPSYVLGGRAMEIAQNPTELVRFVQHAAEAAEGKPILIDKYLEGKEVEVDGICDGERVLIPGIMEHIERAGVHSGDSMAVYPGVHLTTEEVDTIVDYTTRIGLALDVRGLMNVQYVIMPSDDLSRSGASDIYVLEVNPRGSRTVPFLSKVTGVPMVQAAVNVMLGKSLAEQGYEGGLWPRQHLVAVKAPVFSMSKLIGVDTYLGPEMKSTGEVMGIDDNFPSALLKALMSADLALKPGGVLISVADRQKAEMLPLVHQLHDAGFRLYATEGTATMIRALGLAVEQVTKRLNEGHPNVVDVINDGSVTCVINTPEGRFTGTLRDGFYIRRAASEKRIPCFTSIDTARAAVEALVASQQRDGATAYQVKPFPEYRSV, encoded by the coding sequence GTGAACAAACCATCCAAGGTCCTGATCATCGGCTCCGGTCCGATCGTGATCGGGCAGGCCGCGGAGTTCGACTACGCCGGCACGCAGGCCTGCAAGGCGATGCGCGAGGAAGGCGTGGCGTCGGTGCTGGTCAACTCCAATCCGGCGACGATCATGACGGACGAAGGCGTGGCCGACGTCGTGTACATCGAGCCGATCACGCTCGACGTCGTCACGCGGATTATCGAGCGCGAGCGCCCGGACGGCTTGCTGCCGACGCTCGGCGGGCAGACGGGCCTGAACATGGGTGTGGCGCTCCATGAGGCGGGCGTCCTCGACACGTACAACGTGCGCATGCTCGGCACGCCGCTCGAGGCGATACGGATGGCCGAGGATCGCGAGTTGTTCCGCCAGATGCTGGACCGCATCGGCGAGCCGACGCCGGAGTCCGTGATCGTGACGACGATCGACGAAGCGCGCGGTGCGCTCGATCGCATCGGGCTGCCTGCGGTGATCCGCCCCGCGTACACGCTGGGTGGCACCGGCGGCGGCATCGCGCACTCGCTGGAGGAGTACGAGCGGATCGTCGCGGGCGGGCTTGCGGCGAGTCCGATCACGCAGGTGCTCGTCGAACAGTCGCTGCTCGGCTGGAAGGAAGTCGAATACGAGGTGATGCGCGACGGCGCGGGCAATGTGATCACCGTGTGCAACATGGAGAACTTCGACCCGATGGGCGTACACACGGGCGACAGCATCGTCGTAGCGCCGAGCCAGACGCTGACCGACAAGGAGTACCAGATGCTCCGGACGGCGTCGCTGAAGATCATCTCGGCGCTCGGGATCGAAGGCGGATGCAACGTGCAGCTCGCGCTGGCGCCGAACCCGGAGACGACGCCGTGGGCGGTACCGGCGATGGATGCGTTGCCGCCGTACTACGTGATCGAGGTGAACCCGCGCGTGTCGCGCAGCTCGGCGCTGGCAAGCAAGGCGACGGGCTATCCGATCGCGCGCGTGGCTTCGAAGATCGCGATTGGCAAGACGCTCGACCAGATTCCGAACGCGGTGACGCAGAAGACGACGGCGGCCTTCGAGCCCGCGCTGGACTACGTGGTGGTGAAGATCCCGCGCTGGCCATTCGACAAGTTCCAGTTCGGAGACCGTTCGCTGGGCACGCAGATGAAGGCGACGGGGGAGGTGATGGCGATCGACCGGACGTTCGAGGGCGCGCTGCAGAAGGCGGTGCGTTCGCTGGAGGTGGGCGGCCGGTCGCTGATGTGGGAGGACCCGGGCTGGAAGGACAGTCATGGCGAGCGCCCGATGCACGCGACGGACGAGCGTCTATGGACCTTGATGGCAGCCATCCGCCGGGGCGCCGACCTGCTCGCGCTGTCGCGCCAGACCGGCATCGACATGTGGTTCCTGTCGAAACTGCAGAAGATCGTGGCGATGGAGAAGCGATTGCTCGCCGAGCCGATCACGCCGGCGCTGATGCTGGCGGCAAAGCGGATGGGATTTTCGGACAAGCAGATCGCGACGCTCGGCGACCGGTTGCCGGAGCAGGTGCGCGACTTGCGAGAACAGTGGGACATCCGGCCGGTATACAAGATGGTCGACACGTGCGCGGCGGAGTTCGACGCGGCGACGCCATACTTCTACAGCACGTACGAGCAGGAGAACGAGGCGCTACCGGAGCCCGGGAAGAAGGCGCTCGTCATCGGGAGCGGGCCGATACGCATCGGGCAGGGGATCGAGTTCGATTACTGCTCGGTACACGCGGCCTGGGCGCTCGACGAGGCGGGCTATACGTCGATCATGGCGAATTCGAACCCGGAGACGGTGTCGACGGACTTCGACACGAGCGACCGGCTGTACTTCGAGCCGCTCGACGAAGAGTCGGTGCGCGACATTCTGGAGAACGAAGCGGGCGAAGGATCGGAGGGCGGCGGCGATATGCCGCCGGTGATCGTGCAGTTTGGCGGACAGACGGCGATCAACCTGGCAGCGCCGCTGCACAACGCGGCGGCCCCGATCATCGGGTCGTCGTCGGAGACGATCGATCTGGCGGAGGATCGTCGACGCTTCGAGGGGTTCCTGAACGAGCTTGGCATTCCGCAGCCGCCGGGGGCGGCCGTGCTGCTCGTCGAGGACGCGATCAAGACGGCGGAGGCGCTCGGTTATCCGGTGCTGGTGCGCCCGAGCTACGTGCTCGGCGGGCGGGCGATGGAGATCGCGCAGAACCCGACGGAATTGGTGCGGTTCGTGCAGCACGCCGCGGAGGCGGCGGAGGGCAAGCCGATCCTGATCGACAAGTACCTCGAAGGCAAAGAGGTCGAAGTGGACGGCATCTGCGACGGCGAGCGCGTGCTGATCCCGGGCATCATGGAGCACATCGAGCGGGCGGGGGTGCATTCGGGTGACTCGATGGCGGTGTATCCGGGTGTACACCTGACGACCGAGGAAGTCGATACGATCGTCGACTACACGACGCGCATTGGGCTGGCGCTGGATGTGCGCGGGCTGATGAACGTGCAGTACGTGATCATGCCTTCGGACGATCTGTCGCGGTCGGGGGCTTCGGATATCTACGTGCTGGAGGTGAACCCGCGCGGTTCGCGCACAGTGCCGTTCCTCTCGAAGGTGACCGGCGTGCCGATGGTGCAGGCGGCGGTGAACGTCATGCTGGGGAAGTCGCTGGCGGAGCAAGGATACGAGGGCGGTCTCTGGCCGCGGCAGCATCTGGTGGCGGTGAAGGCGCCTGTGTTCTCGATGTCGAAACTGATCGGCGTCGACACGTACCTGGGGCCGGAGATGAAGTCCACGGGCGAAGTGATGGGCATCGACGACAACTTTCCGTCGGCATTGCTGAAGGCGCTGATGTCGGCAGACCTGGCGTTGAAGCCGGGCGGGGTGCTGATTTCGGTCGCCGACCGGCAGAAAGCGGAGATGCTGCCGCTGGTCCACCAACTGCACGATGCGGGCTTTCGTTTGTACGCGACGGAGGGCACGGCGACGATGATCCGCGCGCTGGGGTTGGCCGTCGAGCAGGTGACGAAGCGTTTGAACGAAGGCCACCCGAACGTCGTGGACGTGATCAACGACGGCTCGGTGACGTGCGTGATCAACACACCGGAAGGGCGGTTTACGGGCACGTTGCGTGACGGCTTCTATATCCGGCGGGCGGCGAGCGAGAAGCGCATACCGTGCTTCACAAGCATCGATACGGCGCGCGCGGCGGTCGAGGCGCTGGTGGCGAGCCAGCAGCGGGACGGTGCGACGGCGTACCAGGTGAAGCCGTTTCCGGAGTACCGGTCGGTGTGA
- a CDS encoding GNAT family N-acetyltransferase, which yields MSETRTQSEPTYRQANINDADAIASVIAEVVKEPNPVGFDGAMPADGVRTWLTRLGGEGGVFLATLDGRVVGFAALDYNTFEPDTVILGVWMLAEVRRRGVGTALAEYALGFARDKGYKRIRGRLPQDNEVALSFLSSIGALVPIYNPEARFELPLV from the coding sequence GTGAGTGAGACAAGGACACAGTCCGAACCGACGTACCGGCAGGCGAACATCAACGACGCCGACGCGATCGCCTCGGTCATCGCGGAAGTTGTGAAAGAACCGAACCCGGTCGGCTTCGACGGTGCGATGCCGGCGGATGGCGTGCGCACGTGGCTCACGAGGTTGGGCGGGGAAGGCGGCGTCTTCCTCGCGACGCTCGACGGACGCGTGGTCGGATTCGCGGCGCTCGATTACAACACGTTCGAGCCGGATACGGTGATCTTGGGTGTGTGGATGCTGGCGGAAGTGCGGCGCAGGGGTGTCGGCACGGCGCTCGCCGAGTATGCGCTCGGGTTTGCGCGGGATAAGGGATACAAGCGCATCCGTGGGCGGTTGCCGCAGGACAACGAAGTGGCGTTGAGCTTTTTGAGCAGCATCGGAGCGCTGGTGCCGATCTACAACCCGGAGGCGCGGTTTGAGTTGCCGCTTGTTTGA
- the carA gene encoding glutamine-hydrolyzing carbamoyl-phosphate synthase small subunit codes for MAEAHLVLEDGTVFSGDAIGAPARSNGEVVFCTAMTGYQEALTDPSFAEQILVMTYPLQGNYGINEHDVESRRIQVRAFVVREECDAPSHWRSKKTLHEYLAEHAVPGITGVDTRAIARKLRTAGVMMGTVTHDEAPEQALARLRDLPRYGTTDLVPWVSTRQAYDYPPDGAARRRSIVVLDLGVKYNIMRVLNGLGCASTAVPCHTSAEDILAMKPDGVLISPGPGDPALLDYAVKTATGLVGKVPVMGICLGHQVLGEVFGAKSFKLKFGHRGANHPVRDEATGRVYITAQNHGYALDDASLAADVRVSHRNVNDGTVEGMRHVREPIMTIQYHSEASPGPHDNMYLFEQFIEMVDGVCADA; via the coding sequence ATGGCTGAGGCGCACCTTGTGCTGGAGGACGGGACGGTGTTCAGCGGTGATGCGATTGGCGCGCCGGCGCGATCGAACGGCGAGGTGGTGTTCTGCACGGCGATGACGGGATACCAGGAAGCGCTGACCGACCCGTCGTTCGCGGAGCAGATCCTGGTGATGACGTATCCGCTGCAGGGCAACTACGGCATCAACGAGCACGACGTCGAGTCGCGGCGGATCCAGGTGCGGGCGTTCGTCGTGCGCGAGGAGTGCGACGCGCCAAGCCACTGGCGCTCGAAGAAGACGCTGCACGAGTACCTTGCCGAGCACGCGGTGCCGGGGATCACAGGCGTCGACACGCGCGCGATCGCGCGCAAGCTGCGGACGGCAGGCGTGATGATGGGCACGGTCACGCACGATGAGGCGCCGGAACAGGCGCTGGCGCGTTTGCGCGATCTGCCGCGCTACGGGACGACGGATCTCGTGCCGTGGGTGAGCACGCGGCAAGCGTACGACTACCCGCCGGACGGCGCCGCTCGGCGCCGTTCGATCGTCGTGCTCGATCTGGGAGTGAAGTACAATATCATGCGCGTCCTGAACGGACTCGGCTGCGCATCGACGGCCGTGCCGTGCCACACCTCTGCGGAGGACATCCTCGCGATGAAGCCGGACGGCGTCTTGATCTCGCCCGGGCCGGGCGATCCGGCGCTGCTCGACTACGCGGTGAAGACAGCAACGGGGCTCGTCGGGAAGGTGCCGGTGATGGGGATCTGCCTGGGGCACCAGGTGCTGGGCGAGGTGTTCGGCGCGAAGTCCTTCAAGCTGAAGTTCGGACACCGGGGCGCGAACCACCCGGTGCGCGACGAGGCGACGGGGCGCGTGTACATCACCGCGCAGAACCACGGCTACGCACTGGATGACGCGTCGCTCGCCGCCGACGTCCGTGTGAGCCATCGCAACGTGAACGACGGCACGGTAGAAGGCATGAGGCACGTCCGCGAGCCGATCATGACGATCCAATACCACTCGGAAGCGTCGCCGGGGCCGCACGACAACATGTACCTGTTCGAGCAGTTCATCGAGATGGTCGACGGGGTGTGCGCGGACGCGTGA
- a CDS encoding dihydroorotase has protein sequence MNCRVAGAALPPQFAVAGYAPDIMLEDGIVRAIGAGLPHDGARVVDASGLIVAPGFVDLHVHLRDPGLEYKEDIASGTLAAARGGFTTVCAMPNTEPAMDTRSVVEYVLREASARAHVRVLPIGAVSKGREGKELAELGDLAAAGCIAFSDDGAPVRDATLMRRALEYASAFDLPIIDHCEDTSLAKDGVMHEGRIATRLGLLGAPAAAEETAVMRDIALAEATGAHVHIAHVSTRAAVEAIRRAKARGVRVTAEVTPHHLTLTDAVVAFGANGGDGLIYDTNAKVNPPLRSQDDVDACVDGLVDGTIDCIATDHAPHAVIEKLCEFDDAAFGISGLETAFGLCMRLVHDGRLELATLIERLTQGPVRALGLERHVPGIGTFAEGAPADIVLLDPDAEWAVEPERFASKGKNTPLAGVTLRGAVVMTIAGGRIVHGAEVAVG, from the coding sequence GTGAATTGCCGGGTCGCCGGTGCGGCGCTACCGCCGCAGTTCGCGGTCGCAGGCTACGCGCCGGACATCATGCTCGAGGACGGCATCGTGAGGGCGATTGGCGCCGGACTGCCGCACGATGGCGCGCGCGTGGTCGATGCGAGCGGATTGATCGTGGCGCCGGGGTTCGTCGACCTGCACGTGCACCTGCGCGACCCGGGGCTGGAGTACAAGGAAGACATTGCATCGGGCACGCTCGCGGCTGCACGGGGTGGATTTACGACGGTGTGCGCGATGCCGAACACGGAGCCGGCGATGGACACGCGCTCGGTGGTCGAATACGTGCTGCGGGAGGCTTCGGCGCGGGCGCACGTGCGCGTTTTGCCGATCGGCGCGGTGAGCAAGGGCCGGGAAGGCAAGGAACTGGCGGAGCTGGGGGACTTGGCGGCGGCGGGCTGCATCGCATTCAGCGACGATGGCGCGCCGGTACGGGATGCGACGCTGATGCGCCGGGCGCTCGAGTATGCGAGCGCGTTTGACCTCCCGATCATCGACCACTGCGAAGACACGTCGTTGGCGAAAGATGGCGTCATGCACGAGGGCCGCATCGCGACGCGGCTGGGGTTGCTGGGCGCGCCGGCGGCGGCGGAAGAGACGGCCGTCATGCGTGACATCGCGCTTGCGGAGGCGACGGGCGCGCACGTACACATCGCGCACGTCAGCACGCGGGCCGCGGTCGAAGCGATCCGCCGTGCGAAGGCGCGGGGAGTGCGCGTCACGGCGGAAGTGACACCGCATCACCTGACGCTGACGGACGCGGTCGTTGCGTTCGGCGCGAACGGCGGCGACGGATTGATCTACGACACGAACGCGAAGGTCAATCCACCGCTACGCTCGCAGGACGATGTGGACGCATGCGTCGACGGGCTTGTCGACGGCACGATCGATTGCATCGCGACGGACCACGCGCCACATGCCGTTATCGAAAAGCTGTGTGAGTTCGACGACGCGGCGTTCGGGATCAGCGGGCTGGAGACGGCGTTCGGGCTATGCATGCGGCTCGTGCACGATGGCCGTCTCGAACTGGCGACACTGATTGAGCGGCTGACTCAAGGGCCGGTGCGGGCGCTCGGACTCGAGCGGCATGTGCCGGGGATCGGGACGTTTGCCGAGGGAGCGCCGGCGGACATCGTGCTGCTCGATCCGGATGCGGAGTGGGCCGTCGAACCGGAGCGCTTCGCCTCGAAAGGCAAGAATACGCCGCTTGCGGGCGTGACGCTTCGCGGGGCGGTGGTGATGACGATCGCGGGCGGGCGGATCGTGCACGGGGCGGAGGTGGCGGTTGGGTAG
- a CDS encoding aspartate carbamoyltransferase catalytic subunit, with protein MTSIRPPETRVADAPLSETTGAEPEWRRRHLLDLDDYSVDELDALMRTTDTMKEVLSREVPRVPALRGTTVVTLFYENSTRTRASFELAGKVLGADVINISASGSSVSKGESLVDTVKTLRAVGADVLVMRHSRSGAPYLAAREADCSIINAGDGLHAHPTQALLDLYTMRGHLGDVRGKRVVIVGDVLHSRVARSNMWSLSALGAEIVLCAPPTLIPAGIGAGEGVLPAARVETSLDRAIEGADVVMALRMQTERMHGGFVPGMREYSRLYQVNSERLARAKPHALVMHPGPMNEGVEISHDVAHGLQSGVEEQVTNGVAVRMAVLWLITRTSKGGGRGSTAKGAA; from the coding sequence ATGACTTCAATACGGCCGCCCGAGACGCGCGTCGCCGATGCGCCGCTGTCCGAGACGACGGGCGCGGAGCCGGAATGGCGGCGGCGTCACCTGTTGGACCTGGACGACTACAGCGTGGATGAATTGGATGCGCTGATGCGCACGACCGACACGATGAAGGAAGTTTTGTCGCGCGAAGTACCGCGCGTCCCTGCGCTCCGCGGTACCACCGTCGTAACGCTGTTCTATGAGAACAGCACGCGGACGCGCGCGTCGTTCGAGCTGGCGGGGAAGGTGCTTGGTGCCGACGTGATCAACATCTCGGCATCGGGCAGCAGCGTGAGCAAGGGCGAATCGCTCGTCGACACGGTGAAGACGCTGCGCGCCGTCGGCGCCGACGTGCTGGTGATGCGCCACAGCCGCTCGGGCGCTCCGTATCTGGCGGCGCGGGAGGCGGATTGCAGCATCATCAATGCGGGCGACGGCCTGCACGCGCATCCGACGCAAGCGCTGCTCGACCTCTACACGATGCGGGGGCACCTGGGCGATGTGCGTGGCAAGCGTGTCGTGATCGTGGGGGACGTGCTGCACTCGCGCGTCGCGCGCAGCAACATGTGGTCGCTGAGCGCGCTCGGCGCGGAGATCGTGCTGTGCGCGCCGCCGACGCTGATTCCCGCGGGCATCGGCGCCGGTGAAGGCGTGCTGCCGGCGGCGCGCGTCGAGACGAGCCTCGACCGGGCGATCGAAGGCGCGGATGTCGTGATGGCGCTGCGCATGCAGACGGAGCGGATGCACGGCGGCTTCGTGCCGGGGATGCGCGAGTACTCACGGCTCTACCAGGTGAACTCGGAACGGCTCGCCCGCGCGAAGCCGCATGCGCTCGTGATGCATCCGGGGCCGATGAACGAAGGGGTCGAGATCAGCCACGACGTCGCGCACGGGTTGCAGTCAGGGGTCGAGGAGCAGGTGACGAACGGCGTCGCGGTGCGGATGGCGGTGCTCTGGCTGATCACGCGCACGTCGAAGGGCGGCGGGCGCGGATCGACGGCGAAGGGGGCGGCGTGA
- the pyrR gene encoding bifunctional pyr operon transcriptional regulator/uracil phosphoribosyltransferase PyrR: protein MREVAIMSADDIRRAITRIAHEIVEHNRGAHDLILIGMRTRGVPLAQRLAHAIAGFEGVDVPVGSLDVGFYRDDLTERGPSVNIQPSDLPEVAGKRVVLVDDVLYTGRTVRAALDALIDYGRPGRIQLAVLVDRGHRELPIRADFVGKNIPTSRSDDVQVRLDETDGEEYVHVAALQEAEMPT from the coding sequence ATGCGCGAGGTAGCGATTATGTCCGCGGACGACATCCGGCGCGCGATCACGAGGATCGCGCACGAGATCGTCGAACATAACCGCGGTGCTCATGACCTGATCCTCATCGGTATGCGGACGCGCGGCGTACCGCTGGCGCAGCGGCTCGCGCACGCGATCGCCGGCTTCGAGGGCGTCGACGTGCCGGTGGGCTCGCTCGACGTAGGGTTTTACCGCGACGACCTGACGGAGCGCGGGCCGAGCGTGAACATCCAGCCGAGTGACTTGCCGGAGGTGGCGGGAAAGCGCGTCGTGCTGGTGGACGACGTGCTGTACACGGGACGGACGGTGCGTGCGGCGCTCGATGCGCTGATCGACTACGGACGGCCGGGACGCATTCAACTGGCGGTGCTGGTGGACCGCGGGCACCGGGAGTTGCCGATTCGCGCGGACTTCGTCGGGAAGAACATACCGACGTCACGGTCGGATGACGTGCAGGTGCGGCTCGACGAGACAGACGGCGAGGAATACGTACACGTCGCGGCGCTGCAGGAAGCGGAGATGCCGACATGA
- a CDS encoding MMPL family transporter: MRHPALYLASAIRQWPVPIVVITMCAAVALAFGIPRLEFQNGQDTLLDPGSKISRDNTRFQGEFGGDPMLVLFETPPGTSIQQLFSAENRAELARFQADLEASGHYESIITPLLILELAQTQVRQRMIEQPLKLARDQDEAAAAAMRDAAARGESAQQQEAAAAAARQRVADAFNAQFGADAQRFLTVGDQTLENPRFVEFLMFAADGALRPELTGIFPDDRHALMVVRLKGNLSIDESSERAADLVDEAAAYQFAGVDKIVSGSPLLIKEINDEMREAIALMAIFAVVIMAVVLALVFRARWRLLSLPAVLVGCVSAFGLMGFLGIPLTMVTISGLPILIGLGVDFAIQVHSRAEEEAQTTGSAERAIDRTFVRLGPALGIAVVAAAIGFLVLHLSDVPMIRDFGSMLAVGAVIVFVTSVALISSIIFLRERVRLGTQQQRSRFEVERVVSGLTARTVGKLAPIAVLAAVIAVGGLWLSRNIGTETDPEKFVPSSSAVLEDLHYVRDITGSTSELNLLIETSGNKKVTDGDVIAWMGAFEQRQKERHPELKRSNSLASLTSSLTGGAPTSAAAISALDALPDALVASVINADATMASITFAISGNQSLAERKAMTQAIEDDAAAPDGLSIAPAGIAVVGTASVDALSANRDLMSFVALAAIAVFLLAAYRNPVKALAPLLPVVLALGASAMLIYAAGMQYSPLTSISGPLIIAMGTEFSVLLMARYFEERSAGLEPREAMSKASMRIGRAIMASGLTVMGGFAVLAFTDFPLLDNFGKVTALNIGISLISTLVLLPPLLVWADEDRGFIPVAPPEVT, from the coding sequence ATGAGGCATCCCGCACTCTACCTCGCATCAGCCATCCGGCAGTGGCCCGTCCCGATCGTCGTCATCACGATGTGCGCGGCGGTCGCGCTGGCGTTCGGCATCCCGCGCCTCGAGTTCCAAAACGGCCAGGATACCCTCCTCGATCCCGGCTCGAAGATCTCCCGTGACAACACGCGCTTCCAGGGGGAGTTCGGCGGCGACCCGATGCTCGTCCTCTTCGAAACGCCGCCCGGCACGTCGATCCAACAACTTTTCTCTGCCGAGAACCGCGCTGAACTCGCGCGCTTCCAGGCCGACCTCGAAGCGAGCGGGCACTACGAAAGCATCATCACGCCGCTGCTGATCCTCGAACTCGCACAGACGCAGGTGCGGCAGCGGATGATCGAACAGCCGCTCAAGCTCGCGCGTGATCAGGACGAAGCGGCCGCCGCCGCCATGCGCGACGCGGCGGCGCGAGGCGAGAGCGCCCAGCAGCAGGAGGCTGCCGCCGCTGCCGCGCGTCAACGCGTCGCCGACGCGTTCAACGCACAGTTCGGCGCCGATGCGCAGCGCTTTCTCACGGTGGGCGACCAGACGCTCGAAAACCCCCGCTTCGTCGAGTTCCTCATGTTCGCCGCCGATGGCGCACTCCGCCCTGAACTCACCGGCATCTTTCCCGACGACCGTCACGCGCTCATGGTCGTGCGCCTCAAAGGCAACCTCTCGATCGACGAAAGCTCCGAGCGCGCCGCCGACCTCGTCGACGAGGCCGCCGCGTATCAGTTCGCCGGCGTCGACAAGATCGTCTCCGGCAGCCCGCTCCTCATCAAAGAGATCAACGACGAGATGCGCGAAGCGATCGCGTTGATGGCGATCTTTGCGGTCGTCATCATGGCCGTCGTGCTCGCGCTCGTGTTCCGCGCGCGCTGGCGGCTGCTCTCGCTGCCGGCCGTGCTCGTCGGATGCGTATCGGCATTCGGACTGATGGGCTTTCTCGGCATCCCGCTCACGATGGTCACGATCTCCGGCCTGCCGATCCTCATCGGCCTCGGCGTCGACTTCGCCATCCAGGTGCACAGCCGTGCCGAGGAAGAAGCGCAGACCACCGGCTCCGCCGAGCGAGCGATCGACCGCACGTTCGTGCGTCTCGGCCCGGCGCTTGGCATCGCCGTCGTCGCCGCGGCCATCGGCTTCCTCGTGCTGCACCTCTCCGACGTTCCCATGATCCGTGACTTCGGCTCCATGCTCGCCGTTGGCGCGGTGATCGTGTTCGTGACCAGCGTCGCGCTGATCAGCAGCATCATCTTCCTGCGCGAACGCGTACGGCTCGGCACGCAGCAACAGCGCTCGCGCTTCGAGGTCGAACGCGTCGTCAGCGGCCTCACCGCCCGTACCGTCGGCAAGCTCGCGCCGATCGCCGTCCTCGCTGCAGTCATCGCCGTCGGCGGCCTATGGCTGAGCCGCAACATCGGCACCGAAACCGATCCTGAGAAGTTCGTGCCCTCCAGCAGTGCAGTCCTTGAGGATCTGCACTACGTCCGCGATATCACCGGATCCACCAGCGAACTCAATCTGCTCATCGAAACCAGCGGCAACAAGAAAGTCACCGACGGCGATGTGATCGCGTGGATGGGCGCCTTCGAGCAACGTCAGAAGGAGCGCCACCCCGAACTCAAACGGTCCAACAGCCTCGCATCGCTAACGTCATCTCTGACCGGCGGCGCGCCAACATCCGCCGCGGCCATATCCGCCCTCGACGCCCTGCCGGACGCACTAGTCGCCTCCGTCATCAACGCCGATGCGACGATGGCGTCGATCACGTTCGCGATCAGCGGCAATCAATCACTCGCCGAGCGCAAAGCCATGACACAGGCGATCGAGGACGACGCTGCCGCGCCTGATGGCCTCAGCATCGCACCGGCCGGAATCGCCGTCGTCGGCACCGCATCGGTCGACGCGCTCAGCGCCAACCGCGACCTCATGTCATTCGTGGCGCTCGCCGCGATCGCCGTCTTCCTGCTCGCCGCCTACCGCAATCCGGTGAAGGCCCTTGCACCCCTGCTGCCCGTCGTGCTTGCGCTCGGCGCGTCGGCGATGCTGATCTACGCGGCAGGCATGCAATACAGCCCGCTCACGTCGATCTCCGGCCCGCTGATCATTGCGATGGGTACGGAGTTCAGCGTGCTGCTCATGGCACGCTACTTCGAGGAGCGCTCCGCCGGTCTCGAACCCCGCGAGGCCATGTCGAAGGCCTCGATGCGCATCGGCCGCGCCATCATGGCGTCGGGTCTGACCGTCATGGGTGGGTTCGCCGTGCTCGCGTTCACCGACTTCCCGCTCCTCGACAACTTCGGCAAGGTGACCGCTCTCAACATCGGCATCAGCCTCATCAGCACACTGGTGCTCCTGCCGCCACTCCTCGTCTGGGCCGACGAAGACCGCGGCTTCATCCCCGTCGCCCCACCCGAAGTCACCTGA